In Paractinoplanes brasiliensis, the following proteins share a genomic window:
- a CDS encoding SRPBCC family protein — MTLNVQTLSDTTLVMSRTFNAPRELVFACHTQPEHLRHWWGRGNPLDVEMDFRVGGKWRFVEHADGTEHAFRGEYRAIDAPRGFTCTFEYEPMAGHILTEQYVFTEEDGRTTVTTTSTFASKEDLDGMVGSGMEVGAEQSYAALDDYLAKL; from the coding sequence GTGACCCTCAACGTCCAGACCCTCAGCGACACCACACTCGTCATGAGCCGCACGTTCAACGCGCCGCGCGAGCTCGTCTTCGCCTGCCACACCCAGCCCGAACACCTCCGCCACTGGTGGGGCCGGGGCAACCCGCTCGACGTCGAGATGGACTTCCGGGTCGGCGGCAAGTGGCGCTTCGTCGAGCACGCCGACGGCACGGAACACGCCTTCCGCGGCGAGTACCGGGCCATCGACGCGCCCCGGGGCTTCACCTGCACGTTCGAGTACGAGCCGATGGCCGGTCACATCCTCACCGAGCAGTACGTGTTCACCGAGGAGGACGGCAGGACCACGGTCACCACGACCTCCACGTTCGCCAGCAAGGAAGACCTCGACGGCATGGTCGGGTCCGGCATGGAGGTGGGCGCCGAACAGTCGTACGCGGCCCTCGACGACTACCTGGCCAAGCTCTGA
- a CDS encoding helix-hairpin-helix domain-containing protein, with product MASFLSLVAGVVVGFVAGWFVRGLRSGAAATDATTPGASTTNTPVTAVETPTTEDEPKAGAKSADSADESPAPVAVAEPVVDEPAAQPAGWPAPVADEPAEAPAPVAVAGPAATETETEPVAVAKTEPVAALETEPVAAAAEPVADEPAVVAEAEPVAVVAEPAAADAEPAAGIEPVATDAEPAAGDAEPVAGAKPATERATAHVDDPLGETVTEQIQRTPASARPAEPEPVAVAAEPTVVSSPVAEPTPVAAKPAPKPRAARTRTAKPKPVAAVPGADAADEVAAVPAPVAVDAAASTPDTAVPVPGAAEPEQVDATPAPVAVSVAEPDDLTKIPGIGPKMAMALAAGGITTYAKLADTDVPALRAAVAAAGMRSAPSLATWPERAKQLAADN from the coding sequence ATGGCATCGTTCCTCTCCCTTGTTGCCGGGGTCGTCGTCGGATTTGTCGCCGGGTGGTTTGTGCGCGGACTGCGGTCCGGCGCAGCCGCCACGGACGCGACCACCCCGGGCGCCTCCACCACCAACACGCCGGTCACCGCAGTCGAGACCCCGACCACCGAGGACGAGCCGAAGGCCGGCGCGAAGTCCGCGGACAGTGCCGACGAGTCGCCCGCGCCGGTCGCCGTCGCCGAGCCCGTCGTCGACGAGCCCGCCGCCCAGCCGGCCGGCTGGCCTGCGCCGGTCGCTGACGAGCCCGCCGAAGCACCCGCGCCCGTCGCCGTCGCCGGGCCCGCCGCCACCGAGACCGAGACCGAGCCGGTCGCCGTCGCCAAGACCGAGCCGGTTGCCGCCCTCGAGACCGAGCCGGTTGCCGCCGCAGCCGAGCCCGTCGCCGACGAGCCCGCCGTCGTTGCCGAGGCCGAGCCCGTCGCCGTCGTTGCCGAACCGGCCGCCGCTGACGCCGAGCCCGCCGCCGGCATCGAGCCGGTCGCCACTGATGCCGAGCCCGCCGCCGGTGACGCCGAGCCGGTCGCCGGGGCCAAGCCGGCCACCGAGCGGGCCACGGCGCACGTCGACGACCCGCTCGGCGAGACCGTGACCGAGCAGATCCAGCGCACGCCCGCCTCGGCGCGCCCGGCCGAGCCCGAGCCCGTCGCGGTGGCCGCCGAGCCGACAGTCGTGTCGTCGCCCGTGGCCGAGCCCACGCCCGTGGCCGCCAAGCCGGCTCCCAAGCCGCGCGCGGCCCGCACCCGTACGGCCAAGCCGAAGCCGGTCGCCGCCGTTCCGGGTGCGGACGCGGCCGACGAGGTCGCCGCCGTGCCCGCACCCGTCGCTGTCGACGCGGCAGCCTCCACTCCGGACACTGCGGTCCCGGTTCCCGGCGCCGCCGAGCCGGAGCAGGTCGACGCCACGCCCGCGCCGGTCGCCGTGTCCGTGGCCGAGCCGGACGACCTCACCAAGATCCCCGGCATCGGCCCGAAGATGGCCATGGCACTGGCCGCCGGCGGCATCACCACGTACGCGAAGCTCGCCGACACCGACGTCCCCGCCCTGCGCGCGGCCGTCGCCGCGGCCGGCATGCGTTCCGCGCCGAGCCTGGCGACCTGGCCGGAGCGCGCCAAGCAGCTCGCCGCCGACAACTGA
- a CDS encoding ArsR/SmtB family transcription factor, with protein MPDPIDGVFAALADPTRRAILDRLATGDATAGELAANFPISAQAVSKHLNVLEAAGLIVRTREAQRRWCRIVPAQVRAVSQWAEQYRRLWEERYDALDDYLDRLQQEES; from the coding sequence ATGCCGGATCCCATCGACGGCGTCTTCGCCGCACTCGCCGACCCGACCCGACGCGCGATCCTCGATCGTCTCGCGACCGGTGACGCGACAGCGGGCGAGCTCGCCGCCAACTTCCCCATCAGCGCCCAGGCCGTCTCCAAACACCTCAACGTGCTCGAGGCGGCGGGCCTGATCGTCCGCACCCGCGAGGCCCAGCGCCGGTGGTGCCGCATCGTGCCCGCGCAGGTGCGTGCGGTGTCCCAGTGGGCCGAGCAGTACAGGCGGCTCTGGGAGGAGCGGTACGACGCGCTCGACGACTACCTGGACCGGCTCCAGCAGGAGGAATCGTGA
- a CDS encoding class I SAM-dependent methyltransferase: MSVAEVFDKVAGRYDNVGVDFFTPLATALVSAAAPQPGESVLDAGCGRGAALLAAAGSVGPEGHVTGIDFAPGMVERTAAATAGLTQVTVQSGDAQKPDFPPASFDLITAALVLFFLPDPPAALTEYHRLLRPGGRLAFSSFAAHDPLYPETLRLLGTYAPAPPERPKLHPMFGSPAGLIEAVTAAGFATAETTEVSVDSTYPDAATFVRWIGSHMGAVTVDAVPPSRLPEATAAVEASLEWPLTLTTRITLTIAHVTAS; the protein is encoded by the coding sequence ATGAGTGTCGCCGAGGTCTTCGACAAGGTCGCCGGGCGCTACGACAACGTCGGCGTCGACTTCTTCACCCCGCTGGCCACCGCCCTGGTCTCCGCAGCCGCCCCGCAGCCGGGCGAAAGCGTGCTGGACGCGGGTTGCGGCCGAGGCGCCGCCCTGCTCGCCGCGGCCGGGTCAGTGGGGCCCGAAGGCCACGTGACCGGCATCGACTTCGCCCCCGGCATGGTCGAACGGACAGCAGCCGCCACCGCCGGCCTCACCCAGGTCACCGTCCAATCCGGAGACGCTCAGAAGCCGGACTTCCCGCCCGCGTCGTTCGATCTGATCACGGCGGCACTGGTTCTGTTCTTCCTGCCCGACCCGCCCGCCGCCCTGACCGAGTACCACCGCCTCCTGCGCCCCGGCGGCCGTCTGGCGTTCAGCTCGTTCGCCGCCCACGACCCGCTCTACCCGGAGACGTTGCGCCTGCTGGGCACGTACGCCCCGGCCCCGCCCGAACGTCCGAAGCTGCACCCCATGTTCGGCTCCCCCGCCGGCCTGATCGAGGCCGTGACCGCGGCCGGCTTCGCCACGGCGGAGACCACCGAGGTATCCGTGGACAGCACCTATCCCGACGCGGCCACGTTCGTCCGGTGGATCGGCTCCCACATGGGCGCCGTGACCGTCGACGCGGTGCCGCCGTCCCGCCTTCCCGAAGCGACCGCGGCCGTGGAGGCGTCGCTGGAATGGCCGTTGACCTTGACCACGCGTATCACGCTGACGATCGCTCACGTGACGGCGTCCTGA